In Pseudomonas sp. MYb327, one DNA window encodes the following:
- a CDS encoding 5-guanidino-2-oxopentanoate decarboxylase has product MQSKSLTGGQALVRLLANYGVDTVFGIPGVHTLELYRGLPGSGIRHVLTRHEQGASFMADGYARVSGKPGVCFVITGPGVTNAATGIGQAYADSIPMLVISSVNHTASLGKGWGILHECQDQRAMTAPITAFSAVALTAEDLPELIARAYAVFDSERPRPVHISVPLDVLSAPVARDWSNDVVRRPGRGTPAATALDEAVAKLHSAKRPMIIAGGGALNAASELQEISTRLAAPLFTSVAGKGLLPPDAPLNAGSSLCVEPGWKLISEADVVLAVGTEMADTDFWRERLPLNAELLRVDIDPRKFNDFYPCAVALHGDAQQTLAALLDRLSPEARDAGAAIAKVGALREAIQSGHGPLQSIHQAILQRIAAELPADAFISTDMTQLAYTGNYAFASQATRSWLHPTGYGTLGYGLPAGIGAKFGAPQRPGLVLVGDGGFLYTAQELATAVEELDSPLVVLLWNNDALGQIRDDMIGLDIEPIGVLPRNPDFAALGRAFGCTVTQPQNLAELQTDLRHGFNRNGVTLIELKHACVR; this is encoded by the coding sequence ATGCAAAGCAAATCCTTGACCGGTGGCCAGGCGCTGGTGCGCCTGCTAGCCAACTACGGCGTCGACACGGTGTTCGGCATTCCCGGCGTGCACACGCTGGAGCTGTATCGCGGCTTGCCCGGCAGCGGCATTCGCCACGTGCTGACTCGTCATGAGCAAGGCGCGAGTTTCATGGCCGATGGTTATGCACGAGTCAGCGGCAAACCCGGCGTGTGCTTCGTCATCACCGGCCCCGGCGTTACCAACGCCGCCACCGGTATCGGCCAGGCCTATGCCGACTCGATCCCGATGCTGGTGATTTCCAGCGTCAACCACACGGCCAGCCTCGGCAAAGGGTGGGGCATCCTCCACGAGTGTCAGGATCAGCGAGCCATGACCGCGCCGATCACCGCGTTCTCCGCCGTCGCCTTGACCGCCGAAGACCTGCCGGAACTGATCGCCCGTGCCTATGCAGTGTTCGACAGCGAACGTCCGCGCCCGGTGCACATCTCGGTGCCGCTGGATGTGTTGTCGGCACCGGTCGCCCGGGACTGGAGCAACGACGTGGTGCGTCGCCCGGGTCGCGGCACGCCAGCGGCGACTGCGCTGGATGAGGCAGTGGCCAAGCTGCACAGCGCCAAACGACCAATGATCATCGCGGGTGGCGGCGCCCTGAATGCCGCTTCAGAGCTGCAAGAAATCAGCACCCGGCTGGCCGCGCCACTGTTCACCAGTGTCGCCGGCAAAGGCCTGCTGCCACCGGACGCACCGCTAAATGCCGGTTCGTCCCTGTGTGTGGAACCGGGCTGGAAGCTGATCTCCGAAGCGGACGTGGTGCTGGCTGTCGGCACCGAAATGGCCGACACCGATTTCTGGCGCGAACGCTTGCCCCTCAACGCCGAGCTTCTGCGAGTGGACATCGATCCGCGCAAGTTCAACGACTTCTACCCGTGTGCCGTGGCGCTGCACGGTGACGCACAGCAGACACTGGCCGCCTTGCTGGATCGCCTGTCGCCGGAGGCCCGCGACGCCGGTGCAGCGATTGCCAAAGTGGGCGCACTGCGTGAAGCCATTCAGTCCGGCCATGGCCCGCTGCAATCGATTCACCAGGCGATTCTGCAACGCATCGCCGCCGAACTGCCGGCCGACGCGTTTATCAGCACCGACATGACCCAACTGGCCTACACCGGCAACTACGCCTTCGCCAGTCAAGCCACTCGAAGCTGGTTGCACCCGACCGGTTACGGCACGTTGGGCTACGGCTTGCCCGCCGGGATCGGCGCCAAGTTCGGCGCACCGCAACGACCAGGCCTGGTGCTGGTGGGTGATGGTGGATTCCTCTACACCGCGCAGGAACTGGCGACGGCGGTCGAGGAACTGGACAGCCCATTGGTGGTGTTGCTGTGGAATAACGACGCGCTGGGGCAGATTCGCGACGACATGATCGGCCTGGATATCGAGCCCATCGGCGTGCTGCCGCGCAACCCGGATTTCGCGGCATTGGGTCGCGCATTCGGTTGCACCGTGACGCAGCCGCAGAACCTCGCGGAACTGCAAACCGACTTGCGCCACGGCTTCAATCGCAACGGCGTCACCCTGATCGAACTCAAGCATGCCTGCGTTCGCTGA
- a CDS encoding aminotransferase class I/II-fold pyridoxal phosphate-dependent enzyme, whose protein sequence is MRFSDLTQRIAGDGAAAWEIHYRALALREQGQDILLLSVGDPDFDTPQPIIQGAIDSLLSGNTHYAEVRGKRALREAIAKRHRQRSGQPVSADQVTVLAGAQCALFSVAQCVLNPGDEVIVAEPMYVTYEAVFGACGAKVVPVPVRSENGFRVLAEDVAARITPRTRALALNSPHNPSGASLPRSTWEALAELCIAHDLWLISDEVYSELLFDGEHVSPASLPGMAERTATLNSLSKSHAMTGWRVGWVVAPPSLSAHLENLALCMLYGSPDFIQDAAVVALESNLPELEAMREAYRQRRDLVCESLADVPGVRALKPDGGMFVMVDIRETGLSAQAFADRLLDRHGVSVLAGEAFGPSAAGHIRLGLVVGAAPLRDACQRIARCAEELMEAQVHA, encoded by the coding sequence ATGCGCTTTTCCGATCTGACTCAACGTATCGCCGGGGACGGCGCTGCCGCCTGGGAGATTCACTACCGCGCGCTGGCATTGCGCGAGCAGGGCCAGGACATTTTGCTGCTGTCAGTTGGCGACCCGGACTTCGACACGCCGCAACCGATCATCCAGGGTGCCATCGACAGCCTGTTGTCCGGCAATACCCACTACGCCGAGGTGCGCGGCAAGCGTGCCCTGCGCGAAGCCATTGCCAAGCGCCACCGGCAACGCAGCGGTCAACCCGTGTCAGCCGATCAAGTCACGGTGCTGGCCGGTGCGCAATGCGCGCTGTTCAGCGTGGCCCAGTGTGTGCTCAATCCGGGCGATGAAGTGATCGTCGCCGAACCGATGTACGTCACCTACGAAGCCGTATTCGGCGCGTGCGGCGCCAAAGTGGTGCCAGTGCCGGTGCGTTCGGAAAACGGTTTCCGCGTGCTAGCGGAAGACGTCGCCGCCCGAATCACCCCGCGTACCCGCGCACTGGCACTGAACAGCCCGCACAACCCGTCCGGCGCGAGCCTGCCGCGCAGCACTTGGGAAGCCTTGGCCGAACTGTGCATCGCTCACGATCTGTGGCTGATTTCCGACGAGGTCTACAGCGAGTTGCTGTTTGACGGTGAGCACGTCAGCCCGGCGAGTTTGCCGGGCATGGCCGAACGCACCGCGACCCTCAACAGCCTGTCGAAATCTCACGCCATGACCGGTTGGCGCGTCGGTTGGGTGGTGGCCCCGCCATCGTTGTCCGCGCACCTGGAAAACCTTGCGCTGTGCATGCTCTACGGCTCGCCAGACTTTATCCAGGACGCCGCCGTGGTCGCGCTTGAAAGCAATTTGCCGGAACTGGAAGCCATGCGCGAAGCCTATCGCCAGCGCCGCGACCTGGTGTGCGAGAGCCTGGCGGATGTTCCCGGCGTACGTGCGTTGAAACCCGATGGCGGCATGTTCGTGATGGTCGATATCCGCGAAACCGGGCTCAGCGCCCAGGCATTTGCCGACCGTTTGCTCGATCGCCACGGCGTCTCGGTATTGGCCGGTGAGGCTTTCGGTCCGAGCGCTGCCGGGCACATTCGCCTCGGTTTGGTGGTGGGGGCTGCGCCGTTGCGTGATGCCTGCCAGCGCATCGCCCGTTGCGCCGAAGAATTGATGGAGGCTCAGGTTCATGCTTAA
- a CDS encoding aldehyde dehydrogenase family protein: MLNHKSLFIDGRWQTPSGQGIAEVINPATEEVAGSVPLGDERDVDNAVAAARKAFASWSRTPSSVRAGFIRALAEQLKSRADEMAAVITTELGMPVQWCRSVQVDGPIIGLEQYVELAGLMDEVREVGNSLVIREAVGVCAFINPWNYPLHQLIGKLAPALAAGCTVVVKPSQETPLHAFLLAQMIEAIGLPAGVFNLVSGPGSKVGEALARHPDVDMVSFTGSTGAGVRVAQAAAPSVKRVCLELGGKSPLLIAEDADLAAAVRYGVQDVMINSGQTCTALTRMLLPASRYAEAVELALAETLSLRMGDPLDPQSFLGPMCSAGQRRTVQDYIRVGQSEGARLLCGSDSAPAFERGYYVTPTLFADVDNRMRIAQEEIFGPVLCLIPYADEAQAIQIANDSPFGLSSGVWAGGAERALQLGRQLRAGQCFLNGAAFNYQAPFGGYKQSGNGREWGEEGLNEFVEVKAIQV; the protein is encoded by the coding sequence ATGCTTAATCACAAGTCATTGTTTATCGATGGACGCTGGCAAACCCCGTCGGGGCAGGGCATCGCCGAGGTGATCAATCCGGCCACCGAAGAAGTGGCCGGCAGCGTGCCGCTGGGCGATGAGCGCGATGTGGACAATGCCGTGGCAGCGGCGCGCAAGGCTTTTGCTTCCTGGTCACGCACACCGTCCAGCGTGCGCGCCGGTTTCATCCGCGCGTTGGCGGAACAACTGAAATCCCGCGCTGATGAAATGGCCGCCGTCATCACCACCGAACTGGGCATGCCGGTGCAGTGGTGCCGTTCGGTGCAAGTGGACGGGCCGATCATTGGCCTGGAGCAATACGTCGAACTCGCCGGTTTGATGGACGAAGTGCGCGAAGTCGGCAACTCGCTGGTGATCCGCGAGGCGGTGGGTGTCTGCGCCTTCATCAACCCGTGGAACTACCCGCTGCACCAGTTGATCGGCAAACTCGCTCCGGCGCTGGCGGCGGGCTGCACGGTGGTGGTCAAGCCCAGTCAGGAAACGCCACTGCATGCGTTCCTGTTGGCGCAAATGATTGAAGCGATCGGCTTGCCCGCCGGGGTCTTCAACCTGGTCAGCGGACCGGGTTCGAAGGTCGGCGAAGCGTTGGCCAGGCACCCGGACGTGGACATGGTGTCGTTCACCGGTTCCACCGGCGCCGGTGTGCGGGTTGCCCAAGCGGCCGCGCCTTCGGTGAAACGCGTGTGCCTGGAACTGGGCGGCAAGTCGCCGCTGTTGATTGCCGAAGACGCGGATCTGGCGGCGGCTGTGCGCTACGGCGTGCAGGACGTGATGATCAACTCCGGGCAGACCTGCACCGCGTTGACCCGCATGCTGCTGCCGGCCAGCCGTTATGCCGAAGCGGTGGAACTGGCACTCGCTGAAACCCTGAGTTTGCGCATGGGCGATCCACTCGACCCGCAAAGCTTCCTTGGCCCGATGTGTTCGGCGGGGCAACGGCGCACCGTGCAGGATTATATTCGCGTGGGTCAGTCCGAAGGCGCACGCCTGTTGTGTGGGAGTGATTCGGCACCGGCATTCGAACGCGGCTACTACGTCACTCCGACGCTGTTCGCTGATGTCGATAACCGCATGCGCATCGCCCAGGAAGAGATCTTCGGCCCGGTGTTGTGCCTGATTCCCTACGCGGATGAGGCACAGGCGATCCAGATCGCCAACGACTCGCCGTTCGGTCTGTCCAGCGGTGTCTGGGCCGGCGGCGCCGAGCGTGCGTTGCAACTGGGCCGACAGTTGCGTGCGGGCCAGTGCTTTCTCAACGGTGCGGCCTTCAACTATCAGGCGCCGTTCGGTGGCTATAAACAATCCGGCAACGGACGTGAATGGGGGGAAGAGGGGCTCAACGAATTCGTCGAAGTGAAGGCGATCCAGGTGTGA
- a CDS encoding ABC transporter substrate-binding protein — protein MSDNKNKITQANHEFSFARRDFLKYSAAAAAVAGAFSMGLPYGAMAAEATPKPGGILRLGLAGASTTDSKDPGSWVDTFTFVGFSAIYNTLTEIAVDGTAIPELAESWTSTPDARVWTFKLRQGVTFHNGKTLTADDVVASIQHHLGEKSSSAAKTVLGDVAKVSANGSDSVVFELKSGNADFTYVVADYHLVIMPSKDGVPDWQAGVGTGGYRLKDFEPGVRMTLERSPDYWKAGRAHFAGAELIAIGDGAARINALVTGQVDVINKVDLKTVALLKRNPNLVIEETKGAQHYTFPMLTDSQAFQNNDVRMAMKHAINRETLLASVLYGYGLVGNDHPIQPGSRFINTALEQRTYDPDKSRFYLKKAGQDSLKVRLQASDAAYSGAVDASVLFKEQARAAGIDIDVVREPADGFFTNVWMKQPFTTSFWYSSLTADRMFSIGYAKGAAWNETHWDNPRFNQLLNAARGELNDPLRREMYNEMQALCRDDGGAIVPLFASSVAARSNRVAHGGQTAPYGELDGLRVIERWWQA, from the coding sequence ATGAGCGATAACAAAAACAAGATTACTCAAGCGAACCATGAATTCAGCTTTGCGCGTCGCGACTTTCTCAAGTACAGCGCTGCTGCGGCCGCGGTGGCCGGCGCGTTCTCCATGGGCCTGCCCTATGGCGCCATGGCTGCCGAGGCCACGCCAAAACCCGGTGGCATCTTGCGCCTGGGCCTGGCCGGTGCCAGCACCACCGACTCGAAAGACCCCGGTTCCTGGGTCGATACCTTCACCTTTGTCGGTTTCTCGGCGATCTATAACACCCTGACCGAAATTGCCGTCGACGGCACGGCGATCCCTGAGCTAGCCGAAAGTTGGACCTCGACCCCGGACGCGCGGGTCTGGACCTTCAAGTTGCGCCAGGGTGTGACCTTCCACAACGGCAAGACCCTGACCGCCGACGATGTGGTCGCCTCGATCCAGCATCACCTCGGCGAGAAATCCAGCTCGGCGGCGAAAACCGTGTTGGGCGATGTCGCCAAGGTCAGCGCCAATGGCAGCGACAGCGTGGTGTTCGAGCTGAAATCCGGCAACGCCGACTTCACCTACGTGGTCGCCGATTACCACCTGGTGATCATGCCGAGCAAGGACGGCGTGCCGGACTGGCAGGCCGGTGTTGGCACGGGTGGTTATCGTCTCAAGGATTTCGAGCCGGGTGTGCGCATGACCCTGGAACGCAGCCCGGACTACTGGAAAGCGGGGCGCGCGCACTTCGCCGGCGCCGAACTGATCGCCATTGGCGACGGCGCCGCTCGGATCAACGCGCTGGTCACCGGGCAGGTTGACGTGATCAACAAGGTTGACTTGAAAACCGTGGCACTGCTCAAGCGCAACCCGAACCTGGTCATCGAAGAAACCAAAGGCGCGCAGCACTACACCTTCCCGATGCTCACCGACAGCCAGGCGTTCCAGAACAACGACGTGCGCATGGCCATGAAGCATGCGATCAACCGCGAGACCCTGTTGGCCTCGGTGCTGTACGGCTATGGCCTGGTGGGCAACGATCACCCGATCCAGCCCGGCAGCCGCTTCATCAACACCGCCCTGGAACAACGCACCTACGACCCGGACAAGTCGCGCTTCTACTTGAAAAAGGCCGGCCAGGATTCGCTCAAGGTGCGCCTGCAAGCCTCCGACGCAGCGTACAGCGGCGCGGTGGATGCGTCGGTGCTGTTCAAGGAACAGGCGCGTGCGGCAGGGATCGACATCGATGTGGTGCGCGAACCGGCCGACGGTTTCTTCACCAACGTCTGGATGAAGCAACCCTTCACCACGTCGTTCTGGTACAGCAGCCTGACCGCCGACCGCATGTTCAGTATCGGCTACGCCAAAGGTGCGGCTTGGAACGAAACCCACTGGGACAATCCGCGTTTCAATCAACTGCTCAACGCCGCCCGCGGCGAGCTGAACGACCCGCTGCGCCGCGAGATGTACAACGAAATGCAGGCGCTGTGCCGCGATGATGGCGGGGCAATCGTGCCGTTGTTCGCCAGTTCGGTGGCGGCGCGTTCCAACCGCGTCGCTCACGGCGGACAAACCGCGCCGTATGGTGAATTGGATGGCCTTCGGGTGATTGAGCGCTGGTGGCAGGCGTAA
- a CDS encoding ABC transporter permease, translating to MRSIFKLLGQRLALGLLSLLAVSVIIFLAVGMLPGDIAQAMLGQSATPETVAAFRAQLGLDMPPLTRFGHWMWNLLQGDLGVSLANQRPIADLVGARLANTFSLAVLAALVSVPLALLLGMLAALYRNSWFDRLLNTSALSAVSFPEFFVAYILILVFAVKLNWFPSISNLSPNASLGEVLERSVLPVATLSLVVIAQMMRMTRASLINLLASPYIEMARLKGISQSRIIFRHALPNALAPIVNVVALNLAYLVVGVVVVEVVFVYPGLGQLLVDSVAKRDIPVVQACSLIFAATYILLNTSADVLSIASNPRLMHPKG from the coding sequence ATGAGAAGTATTTTCAAGCTGTTAGGTCAGCGCCTGGCATTGGGGCTGTTATCGCTGTTGGCGGTATCGGTGATTATCTTTCTGGCGGTCGGCATGCTCCCGGGCGACATCGCCCAGGCCATGCTCGGCCAATCCGCCACCCCGGAAACCGTGGCAGCATTCCGCGCTCAATTGGGCCTGGACATGCCGCCACTGACCCGATTCGGGCACTGGATGTGGAACCTGCTGCAAGGTGACCTCGGCGTGTCGCTGGCCAACCAGCGGCCGATCGCTGACCTGGTCGGCGCGCGTTTGGCCAACACCTTCAGCCTGGCAGTGCTGGCGGCGCTGGTATCGGTGCCATTGGCATTGTTACTGGGGATGCTCGCGGCGTTGTATCGCAACAGTTGGTTCGACCGTTTGCTCAATACTTCGGCGCTGAGTGCGGTGTCGTTCCCCGAGTTTTTCGTCGCTTACATTCTGATCCTGGTGTTCGCGGTGAAGCTCAACTGGTTCCCGAGCATTTCCAATCTTTCGCCGAACGCCTCGCTGGGTGAAGTGCTGGAACGCTCGGTACTGCCGGTGGCCACGCTGAGCCTGGTGGTGATCGCGCAGATGATGCGCATGACCCGCGCCTCGCTGATCAATCTGCTGGCCAGCCCCTACATCGAAATGGCCCGGCTGAAAGGCATCAGCCAGTCGCGGATCATCTTCCGTCACGCCTTGCCCAATGCGCTGGCACCGATCGTCAACGTGGTGGCGCTGAACCTCGCTTATCTGGTGGTGGGCGTGGTGGTGGTCGAAGTGGTGTTTGTCTATCCGGGCCTTGGCCAATTGCTGGTGGACTCGGTGGCCAAGCGCGATATCCCGGTGGTGCAAGCCTGCAGCCTGATCTTCGCTGCGACCTACATCCTGCTCAATACCAGCGCCGACGTGCTGTCGATTGCCAGTAATCCACGCCTGATGCATCCAAAGGGGTAG
- a CDS encoding ABC transporter permease produces the protein MTLLKQLVRAPLSAKFGLLVIVAYILVALFAPVLAPYGETQVVGEGFAPWGGQFLLGTDNLGRDMFSRLVYGARNTLGIAFLTTVLAFLLGGLSGLVAAIKGGAIDQGLSRVVDILMAIPQLIFALLILSVVGTTATSLVLVIALLDATRVFRLSRAVAMNVVVQDFVEAARLRGEGLWWLVTREVLPNAAAPLIAEFGLRFCFVFLFISALSFLGLGIQPPTADWGSMVRDNAVLITFGDISPLLPALAVALITVSVNFVVDWMLHKSSGLKEC, from the coding sequence ATGACCTTGCTTAAACAATTGGTCCGGGCGCCGCTGAGTGCCAAATTCGGATTGCTGGTAATCGTTGCGTACATTTTGGTGGCGCTGTTCGCCCCGGTATTGGCGCCGTATGGTGAAACACAGGTGGTGGGCGAGGGGTTCGCGCCGTGGGGCGGGCAGTTCCTGTTGGGCACCGATAATCTTGGGCGCGACATGTTCAGCCGCCTGGTCTACGGCGCGCGCAATACCTTGGGCATTGCCTTCCTGACCACCGTGTTGGCGTTCCTGCTCGGTGGCCTGAGCGGTCTGGTCGCCGCGATCAAGGGCGGTGCGATCGATCAGGGACTGTCGCGGGTAGTGGACATCTTGATGGCAATTCCGCAACTGATCTTCGCCTTGCTGATTCTCAGTGTGGTCGGCACCACGGCGACGTCGTTGGTGTTGGTGATCGCGCTGCTGGATGCCACCCGAGTGTTTCGCCTGTCTCGAGCGGTGGCGATGAACGTGGTGGTGCAAGACTTCGTCGAAGCGGCGCGCCTGCGCGGTGAAGGCCTGTGGTGGCTGGTAACCCGCGAAGTGCTGCCGAACGCGGCGGCGCCATTGATTGCCGAGTTCGGGCTGCGGTTCTGCTTCGTGTTCCTGTTTATCAGTGCGCTGTCGTTCCTCGGCCTCGGCATTCAACCGCCCACCGCCGACTGGGGCAGCATGGTGCGCGACAACGCCGTACTGATCACCTTCGGCGACATCAGCCCGTTGCTGCCCGCCCTGGCCGTGGCGTTGATCACGGTCAGCGTCAACTTCGTCGTCGACTGGATGCTGCACAAATCCAGCGGCCTCAAGGAATGCTGA